From Astatotilapia calliptera chromosome 19, fAstCal1.2, whole genome shotgun sequence, a single genomic window includes:
- the rd3l gene encoding protein RD3-like encodes MPLFSWMKWSHETRVQAQDETPSLKISGGLPSRMLITELLWHVEERERLARELEREHRMAHSALGLHWFQKYPRLRTLIPSSELQQLEFLCAQIPSIQAATVLSRFREVLATNNIRPWELASVFKQILKDFLSQRGYDEEDDLSVQPVQFQPMEAWTSRYKMKQGFVTPTVPNCGDHPREEIPTVSGYVDRVMRHSGSFTAHRDWDLPYYYPVPLRSKGAYSTTL; translated from the exons ATGCCTCTGTTCAGCTGGATGAAATGGTCGCATGAGACAAGAGTGCAGGCTCAGGATGAAACACCATCTCTGAAAATCTCAGGGGGGTTACCCAGCCGCATGCTGATCACAGAGCTCCTGTGGCATGTGGAAGAGCGCGAGCGGCTGGCGAGAGAACTGGAGCGTGAGCATAGGATGGCTCACAGCGCTCTGGGTCTCCACTGGTTTCAAAAGTACCCCAGGTTGCGGACCCTCATCCCCTCATCAGAACTACAACAGCTGGAGTTCTTGTGTGCCCAGATCCCATCTATCCAAGCAGCCACCGTCCTCTCCAG GTTTCGTGAGGTGCTTGCCACTAACAACATACGACCCTGGGAGCTGGCATCTGTGTTTAAGCAAATACTAAAGGACTTCCTGAGCCAAAGGGGATATGATGAAGAGGATGACCTCTCAGTGCAGCCGGTGCAGTTCCAACCCATGGAGGCTTGGACCAGCCGGTACAAAATGAAGCAGGGGTTTGTCACACCCACTGTCCCCAACTGTGGCGACCATCCAAGGGAAGAGATCCCAACGGTCTCTGGATACGTGGATCGGGTCATGCGCCACTCTGGTTCATTCACAGCACACAGGGACTGGGACCTTCCATATTATTATCCAGTACCTCTCAGGTCCAAAGGTGCTTACAGCACCACACTGTGA
- the kif15 gene encoding kinesin-like protein KIF15 isoform X2 encodes MNSSGKGSADSAHLAASESDSIKVFVRVRPLTRDTGLTTDGDQNLCLSVTSPNTIRLLSKPEPRTFTYDHVADMDTTQDAVFSSVAKNIVESCMNGYNGTIFAYGQTGSGKTFTMLGPSELDNFTDDLRGVIPRSFEYLFFLINREVERSSQSKSFLCKCSFIEIYNEQIYDLLDTASASLFLRENIKKGVFVEGVVEKFVNSAAEAYQVLSMGWRNRRVASTSMNRESSRSHAVFTMTLESKESINEVVNIRMSQLNLVDLAGSERQKDTHTEGSRLKEASSINRSLMCLGQVIMALVDVSNGKNRHICYRDSKLTFLLRDSLGGNAKTYIIANVHPGSKCFGETLSTLQFAQRAKLIKNKAVINEDTQGNVKQLQAEVKKLKEQLAQALTSQGVDYGRDIAPGGPELHMGSSIETHHDVSYKAKFMSAIRLWKKQDEEKKALLTKVAQLEEAWAQKDKFIHSSRMIVRFREDHISRLEKKLKAGENLLSDKDSQALIDQLKEEIKILKDQVEHHPKMTRYAAENYSLREENRQLRSLESVVKAQEVAAQVAVEIEEAFQKAVESERPTETSEVSSASVATDTTSAATIEKLNAKLLQRQSDLTGALQAFEEYKDVTKKQMAQLESEKRYLEKSNKHLEKILEATNAYNKQEVSELNRIHVETLKILSTPTRGYNLRSRLVPLSSPEHLNGMDGNENGIWSEQPPSDMTEMALTEELRQVQDQASRIQAQLNEEELKNSKMLQEISKLEEQVAVITQESDCKDEQLSTERNNWNKDQLCLQETINNLQQSLQSEQQAAEVLRSEIRDLRLVLQSSDKELASVKNKLIDSQSEQQREMSQLSNSLISTQLQLDKVQLEWEQLLEQHRTLQDSFDQLQAEAKFEADQSRQQLDDRQKEIDELKAEIMKLNNSLQTEQEHTNTLVSQLKENKESTSKELLETVEQNAQLKKQVSDLITQNQQQVSTLADLEQNLTSAKESIKSLEQKTEQDKDVVLDLINQTRDLRSELSHKDQTIVHLNEDIRDITAKCNAACCERDNIKEQKCKMQEEICDLKETLDRRVASNKIEVEVLQEEIVYATEEVERLTKVLDEQNSLLQASQEQTAKKDIIIQNLQQKLQRQQEAVEKTIRNGAFQPPVEPTVTPKSFPRTPCTPGSFNRDLSQVLEIQERELENRRSSMMTMEILLSELNAERAAKNEEIERLKTQLSEKEMVRMEIQALLDKFYTKQNQMTQNGNNNGEELNEAFKHSILKELDEERTEKSKMMQKLSETQKKLQAQESMLVQSQTCIQELTTELRNRCLELRETNQRIVEEEKLIQEIEVLRKQNIKLSEENGKLVGHKNHKQRIEYLVKLKKDNTKLQEENEKLRTEISLMRENTGCPPLELNL; translated from the exons ATGAATTCCAGTGGGAAAG GCTCTGCTGATTCAGCTCACCTTGCTGCCAG TGAGAGCGACTCTATTAAAGTCTTTGTCAGAGTACGACCTCTGACCCGGGACACTGGGCTGACCACAGATGGCGATCAGaacctgtgtctctctgtcacGTCACCAAACACCATCCGTTTGCTCTCAAAACCAGAACCACGAACCTTCACCTATGATCATGTTGCTGATATGGACACCACACAG GATGCTGTATTTTCCAGTGTGGCCAAGAATATTGTTGAGTCGTGCATGAATGGATATAACGGTACAATATTTGCCTA TGGACAAACAGGCTCTGGAAAAACCTTCACCATGCTTG GGCCATCCGAGCTGGATAATTTCACAGATGATCTAAGGGGGGTCATTCCTCGAAGTTTTGAGTACCTGTTTTTTCTCATCAACAGGGAAGTGGAAAGG TCTTCTCAGTCCAAGAGTTTCCTCTGCAAATGTTCATTTATTGAGATATACAATGAACAAATTTATGACCTTCTGGACACGGCCTCAGCCAGCCTTTTTCTCAGGGAGAACATCAAGAAAGGTGTCTTTGTTGAGGGAGTCGTGGAGAAGTTTGTGAACTCAGCGGCTGAAGCGTACCAG GTGCTCTCTATGGGCTGGCGCAATCGACGTGTGGCCTCTACCTCGATGAATCGCGAGTCTTCGAGATCCCACGCAGTGTTCACTATGACTTTGGAGTCCAAGGAGTCCATCAATGAAGTGGTGAACATCCGAATGTCTCAGCTGAACCTGGTTGATCTGGCAGGGTCTGAGAggcagaaagacacacacacagagggctcGAGATTGAAG GAGGCCAGCAGTATCAATCGCTCCCTCATGTGCCTTGGCCAGGTGATCATGGCGCTGGTGGACGTGTCTAATGGAAAGAATCGCCACATCTGCTACAGGGATTCAAAGCTCACCTTTCTGCTCAGG GACTCTCTTGGAGGGAATGCCAAGACTTACATCATAGCCAACGTCCACCCTGGTTCAAAGTGTTTTGGAGAAACATTGTCCACCCTGCAGTTTGCCCAGAGAGCAAAGTTGATCAAAAATAAG GCTGTCATCAATGAAGATACACAGGGAAATGTGAAGCAGCTGCAGGCTGAAGTGAAGAAGCTGAAGGAGCAGCTTGCTCAGGCGCTCACATCTCAGGGAGTGGACTATGGGAGAGACATAGCACCAGGAGGACCTGAACTTCACATGG GCTCATCCATCGAGACTCATCATGATGTCTCATATAAAGCAAAGTTTATGTCTGCTATTCGTCTGTGGAAGAAACAagatgaggaaaaaaag GCGCTACTCACCAAGGTGGCCCAACTAGAGGAGGCCTGGGCGCAAAAAGACAAGTTTATCCATTCCAGCCGAATGATTGTCAGGTTTCGAGAAGACCACATCTCTCGCCTGGAGAAAAAACTGAAGGCAGGGGAAAACTTGCTGTCAGACAAGGACTCTCAGGCTCTGATTGATCAGCTGAAAGAAGAGATTAAGATCTTGAAGGATCAG GTTGAACATCACCCAAAGATGACTCGCTACGCTGCAGAGAATTACAGCCTCAGAGAGGAGAACCGTCAGCTACGTTCGCTTGAATCAGTGGTGAAAGCTCAAGAAGTTGCAGCCCAAGTTGCTGTGGAGATTGAAGAGGCCTTTCAGAAAGCTGTGGAGTCAGAGAGACCCACAGAAA CTTCAGAAGTCTCTTCAGCCTCTGTGGCTACAGATACCACCTCGGCAGCGACAATTGAGAAACTCAATGCCAAGCTCCTTCAGAGACAGTCAGACCTGACAGGGGCCCTTCAGGCTTTTGAAGAGTACAAAGATGTCACCAA GAAGCAGATGGCTCAGCTCGAGTCTGAGAAACGATACCTTGAGAAGTCCAACAAACATTTGGAGAAGATTCTGGAAGCTACAAATGCTTATAACAAACAGGAGGTTTCTGAACTGAACCGAATTCATGTTGAAACTCTAAAG ATTCTCAGCACGCCCACCAGAGGATACAACTTGCGGTCCCGCCTCGTGCCGCTCTCCAGCCCGGAGCACCTGAATGGGATGGACGGTAATGAAAACGGCATTTGGTCGGAGCAGCCTCCATCAGACATGACTGAGATGGCCCTGACGGAGGAACTGCGTCAAGTGCAG GATCAAGCTAGCCGCATCCAGGCGCAGTTGAATGAAGAGGAGCTGAAGAACAGCAAGATGCTGCAAGAAATCTCCAAACTTGAGGAACAGGTGGCTGTGATAACTCAGGAATCTGACTGCAAGGACGAG CAACTTTCTACTGAAAGAAATAACTGGAATAAAGATCAACTCTGTCTGCAAGAAACTATTAACAACCTGCAACAGAGCCTTCAGTCTGAACAGCAAGCTGCAGAAG TTCTGAGGAGCGAGATCCGTGACCTGCGCTTGGTGCTGCAGTCGTCCGATAAGGAGCTGGCCTCTGTGAAGAACAAGCTAATAGACAGTCAGAgcgagcagcagagagagatgagTCAGCTCTCCAACAGTCTGATCAGCACACAGCTCCAACTTGACAAAGTCCA GCTGGAGTGGGAGCAGCTTCTGGAGCAGCATCGGACACTTCAGGATTCGTTTGACCAGCTTCAAGCTGAGGCCAAGTTTGAGGCTGATCAGTCAAGACAGCAGCTGGATGACAGGCAGAAGGAGATCGACGAACTGAAAGCCGAGATCATG aaATTGAATAATTCTCTGCAAACTGAGCAGGAGCACACAAACACCTTAGTCTCCCagttaaaggaaaacaaagaaagtacaTCAAA GGAACTTCTTGAAACAGTGGAGCAGAATGCACAACTCAAAAAACAAGTCTCAGACTTGATAACACAAAATCAACAACAG GTGTCCACTCTTGCTGATCTTGAACAAAATCTTACCTCTGCCAAGGAAAGCATAAAAAGCTTGGAACAGAAGACTGAACAGGACAAA GATGTTGTTTTAGACCTTATTAACCAAACCAGAGACCTCCGCAGTGAGCTGAGCCACAAGGACCAGACCATTGTTCATCTTAATGAAGATATCAGAGACATCACT GCCAAATGCAACGCTGCATGCTGTGAAAGGGACAACATCAAGGAGCAAAAGTGTAAGATGCAGGAAGAAATCTGTGACCTTAAAGAAACTTTAGACAGGAGGGTGGCATCCAACAAAATAGAG GTTGAGGTTTTGCAGGAGGAGATTGTTTATGCCACTGAGGAGGTTGAAAGGCTTACTAAAGTCTTAGATGAGCAAAACAGCCTCCTGCAGGCATCTCAAGAGCAAACCGCCAAGAAGGATATCATTATACAGAATCTGCAGCAGAAG CTGCAACGACAGCAAGAAGCTGTCGAGAAAACTATCAGGAATGGAGCTTTCCAGCCACCCGTTGAACCGACAGTAACGCCTAAATCGTTTCCTCGG acaCCCTGTACCCCTGGAAGTTTCAACAGGGACCTGAGCCAGGTGCTGGAAATCCAGGAGCGGGAGCTGGAGAATAGACGCTCTTCCATGATGACCATGGAAATTCTTTTATCAGAGCTGAATGCTGAGAGAGCTGCCAAAAATGAGGAAATCGAACGGCTTAAG ACGCAGCTCAGTGAGAAAGAGATGGTTCGAATGGAGATCCAGGCTTTGCTTGATAAGTTTTACACTAAGCAGAACCAGATGACCCAAAATGGAAATAATAACGG TGAAGAGTTGAATGAAGCCTTCAAGCACTCCATTCTTAAAGAGCTAGATGAGGAGAGAACAGAGAAG AGCAAAATGATGCAGAAGCTTTCAGAAACTCAAAAAAA ATTGCAGGCGCAGGAGTCTATGTTGGTTCAGTCTCAGACCTGCATTCAAGAGCTCACCACTGAGCTGAGAAACCGCTGTCTAGAGCTGAGAGAGACGAACCAGAGGATAGTGGAGGAAGAGAAATTAATCCAG GAGATTGAGGTTCTCCGTAAACAGAACATTAAGCTGTCTGAGGAGAATGGAAAACTTGTGGGACACAAGAATCACAAACAGAGGATTGAGTATCTCGTTAAGCTTAAGAAGGACAACACAAAACTTCAGGAG GAAAACGAAAAGCTCCGAACGGAGATTAGCTTAATGCGCGAGAACACTGGATGTCCACCGCTGGAGTTAAACCTCTGA
- the kif15 gene encoding kinesin-like protein KIF15 isoform X1 → MNSSGKGSADSAHLAASSESDSIKVFVRVRPLTRDTGLTTDGDQNLCLSVTSPNTIRLLSKPEPRTFTYDHVADMDTTQDAVFSSVAKNIVESCMNGYNGTIFAYGQTGSGKTFTMLGPSELDNFTDDLRGVIPRSFEYLFFLINREVERSSQSKSFLCKCSFIEIYNEQIYDLLDTASASLFLRENIKKGVFVEGVVEKFVNSAAEAYQVLSMGWRNRRVASTSMNRESSRSHAVFTMTLESKESINEVVNIRMSQLNLVDLAGSERQKDTHTEGSRLKEASSINRSLMCLGQVIMALVDVSNGKNRHICYRDSKLTFLLRDSLGGNAKTYIIANVHPGSKCFGETLSTLQFAQRAKLIKNKAVINEDTQGNVKQLQAEVKKLKEQLAQALTSQGVDYGRDIAPGGPELHMGSSIETHHDVSYKAKFMSAIRLWKKQDEEKKALLTKVAQLEEAWAQKDKFIHSSRMIVRFREDHISRLEKKLKAGENLLSDKDSQALIDQLKEEIKILKDQVEHHPKMTRYAAENYSLREENRQLRSLESVVKAQEVAAQVAVEIEEAFQKAVESERPTETSEVSSASVATDTTSAATIEKLNAKLLQRQSDLTGALQAFEEYKDVTKKQMAQLESEKRYLEKSNKHLEKILEATNAYNKQEVSELNRIHVETLKILSTPTRGYNLRSRLVPLSSPEHLNGMDGNENGIWSEQPPSDMTEMALTEELRQVQDQASRIQAQLNEEELKNSKMLQEISKLEEQVAVITQESDCKDEQLSTERNNWNKDQLCLQETINNLQQSLQSEQQAAEVLRSEIRDLRLVLQSSDKELASVKNKLIDSQSEQQREMSQLSNSLISTQLQLDKVQLEWEQLLEQHRTLQDSFDQLQAEAKFEADQSRQQLDDRQKEIDELKAEIMKLNNSLQTEQEHTNTLVSQLKENKESTSKELLETVEQNAQLKKQVSDLITQNQQQVSTLADLEQNLTSAKESIKSLEQKTEQDKDVVLDLINQTRDLRSELSHKDQTIVHLNEDIRDITAKCNAACCERDNIKEQKCKMQEEICDLKETLDRRVASNKIEVEVLQEEIVYATEEVERLTKVLDEQNSLLQASQEQTAKKDIIIQNLQQKLQRQQEAVEKTIRNGAFQPPVEPTVTPKSFPRTPCTPGSFNRDLSQVLEIQERELENRRSSMMTMEILLSELNAERAAKNEEIERLKTQLSEKEMVRMEIQALLDKFYTKQNQMTQNGNNNGEELNEAFKHSILKELDEERTEKSKMMQKLSETQKKLQAQESMLVQSQTCIQELTTELRNRCLELRETNQRIVEEEKLIQEIEVLRKQNIKLSEENGKLVGHKNHKQRIEYLVKLKKDNTKLQEENEKLRTEISLMRENTGCPPLELNL, encoded by the exons ATGAATTCCAGTGGGAAAG GCTCTGCTGATTCAGCTCACCTTGCTGCCAG CAGTGAGAGCGACTCTATTAAAGTCTTTGTCAGAGTACGACCTCTGACCCGGGACACTGGGCTGACCACAGATGGCGATCAGaacctgtgtctctctgtcacGTCACCAAACACCATCCGTTTGCTCTCAAAACCAGAACCACGAACCTTCACCTATGATCATGTTGCTGATATGGACACCACACAG GATGCTGTATTTTCCAGTGTGGCCAAGAATATTGTTGAGTCGTGCATGAATGGATATAACGGTACAATATTTGCCTA TGGACAAACAGGCTCTGGAAAAACCTTCACCATGCTTG GGCCATCCGAGCTGGATAATTTCACAGATGATCTAAGGGGGGTCATTCCTCGAAGTTTTGAGTACCTGTTTTTTCTCATCAACAGGGAAGTGGAAAGG TCTTCTCAGTCCAAGAGTTTCCTCTGCAAATGTTCATTTATTGAGATATACAATGAACAAATTTATGACCTTCTGGACACGGCCTCAGCCAGCCTTTTTCTCAGGGAGAACATCAAGAAAGGTGTCTTTGTTGAGGGAGTCGTGGAGAAGTTTGTGAACTCAGCGGCTGAAGCGTACCAG GTGCTCTCTATGGGCTGGCGCAATCGACGTGTGGCCTCTACCTCGATGAATCGCGAGTCTTCGAGATCCCACGCAGTGTTCACTATGACTTTGGAGTCCAAGGAGTCCATCAATGAAGTGGTGAACATCCGAATGTCTCAGCTGAACCTGGTTGATCTGGCAGGGTCTGAGAggcagaaagacacacacacagagggctcGAGATTGAAG GAGGCCAGCAGTATCAATCGCTCCCTCATGTGCCTTGGCCAGGTGATCATGGCGCTGGTGGACGTGTCTAATGGAAAGAATCGCCACATCTGCTACAGGGATTCAAAGCTCACCTTTCTGCTCAGG GACTCTCTTGGAGGGAATGCCAAGACTTACATCATAGCCAACGTCCACCCTGGTTCAAAGTGTTTTGGAGAAACATTGTCCACCCTGCAGTTTGCCCAGAGAGCAAAGTTGATCAAAAATAAG GCTGTCATCAATGAAGATACACAGGGAAATGTGAAGCAGCTGCAGGCTGAAGTGAAGAAGCTGAAGGAGCAGCTTGCTCAGGCGCTCACATCTCAGGGAGTGGACTATGGGAGAGACATAGCACCAGGAGGACCTGAACTTCACATGG GCTCATCCATCGAGACTCATCATGATGTCTCATATAAAGCAAAGTTTATGTCTGCTATTCGTCTGTGGAAGAAACAagatgaggaaaaaaag GCGCTACTCACCAAGGTGGCCCAACTAGAGGAGGCCTGGGCGCAAAAAGACAAGTTTATCCATTCCAGCCGAATGATTGTCAGGTTTCGAGAAGACCACATCTCTCGCCTGGAGAAAAAACTGAAGGCAGGGGAAAACTTGCTGTCAGACAAGGACTCTCAGGCTCTGATTGATCAGCTGAAAGAAGAGATTAAGATCTTGAAGGATCAG GTTGAACATCACCCAAAGATGACTCGCTACGCTGCAGAGAATTACAGCCTCAGAGAGGAGAACCGTCAGCTACGTTCGCTTGAATCAGTGGTGAAAGCTCAAGAAGTTGCAGCCCAAGTTGCTGTGGAGATTGAAGAGGCCTTTCAGAAAGCTGTGGAGTCAGAGAGACCCACAGAAA CTTCAGAAGTCTCTTCAGCCTCTGTGGCTACAGATACCACCTCGGCAGCGACAATTGAGAAACTCAATGCCAAGCTCCTTCAGAGACAGTCAGACCTGACAGGGGCCCTTCAGGCTTTTGAAGAGTACAAAGATGTCACCAA GAAGCAGATGGCTCAGCTCGAGTCTGAGAAACGATACCTTGAGAAGTCCAACAAACATTTGGAGAAGATTCTGGAAGCTACAAATGCTTATAACAAACAGGAGGTTTCTGAACTGAACCGAATTCATGTTGAAACTCTAAAG ATTCTCAGCACGCCCACCAGAGGATACAACTTGCGGTCCCGCCTCGTGCCGCTCTCCAGCCCGGAGCACCTGAATGGGATGGACGGTAATGAAAACGGCATTTGGTCGGAGCAGCCTCCATCAGACATGACTGAGATGGCCCTGACGGAGGAACTGCGTCAAGTGCAG GATCAAGCTAGCCGCATCCAGGCGCAGTTGAATGAAGAGGAGCTGAAGAACAGCAAGATGCTGCAAGAAATCTCCAAACTTGAGGAACAGGTGGCTGTGATAACTCAGGAATCTGACTGCAAGGACGAG CAACTTTCTACTGAAAGAAATAACTGGAATAAAGATCAACTCTGTCTGCAAGAAACTATTAACAACCTGCAACAGAGCCTTCAGTCTGAACAGCAAGCTGCAGAAG TTCTGAGGAGCGAGATCCGTGACCTGCGCTTGGTGCTGCAGTCGTCCGATAAGGAGCTGGCCTCTGTGAAGAACAAGCTAATAGACAGTCAGAgcgagcagcagagagagatgagTCAGCTCTCCAACAGTCTGATCAGCACACAGCTCCAACTTGACAAAGTCCA GCTGGAGTGGGAGCAGCTTCTGGAGCAGCATCGGACACTTCAGGATTCGTTTGACCAGCTTCAAGCTGAGGCCAAGTTTGAGGCTGATCAGTCAAGACAGCAGCTGGATGACAGGCAGAAGGAGATCGACGAACTGAAAGCCGAGATCATG aaATTGAATAATTCTCTGCAAACTGAGCAGGAGCACACAAACACCTTAGTCTCCCagttaaaggaaaacaaagaaagtacaTCAAA GGAACTTCTTGAAACAGTGGAGCAGAATGCACAACTCAAAAAACAAGTCTCAGACTTGATAACACAAAATCAACAACAG GTGTCCACTCTTGCTGATCTTGAACAAAATCTTACCTCTGCCAAGGAAAGCATAAAAAGCTTGGAACAGAAGACTGAACAGGACAAA GATGTTGTTTTAGACCTTATTAACCAAACCAGAGACCTCCGCAGTGAGCTGAGCCACAAGGACCAGACCATTGTTCATCTTAATGAAGATATCAGAGACATCACT GCCAAATGCAACGCTGCATGCTGTGAAAGGGACAACATCAAGGAGCAAAAGTGTAAGATGCAGGAAGAAATCTGTGACCTTAAAGAAACTTTAGACAGGAGGGTGGCATCCAACAAAATAGAG GTTGAGGTTTTGCAGGAGGAGATTGTTTATGCCACTGAGGAGGTTGAAAGGCTTACTAAAGTCTTAGATGAGCAAAACAGCCTCCTGCAGGCATCTCAAGAGCAAACCGCCAAGAAGGATATCATTATACAGAATCTGCAGCAGAAG CTGCAACGACAGCAAGAAGCTGTCGAGAAAACTATCAGGAATGGAGCTTTCCAGCCACCCGTTGAACCGACAGTAACGCCTAAATCGTTTCCTCGG acaCCCTGTACCCCTGGAAGTTTCAACAGGGACCTGAGCCAGGTGCTGGAAATCCAGGAGCGGGAGCTGGAGAATAGACGCTCTTCCATGATGACCATGGAAATTCTTTTATCAGAGCTGAATGCTGAGAGAGCTGCCAAAAATGAGGAAATCGAACGGCTTAAG ACGCAGCTCAGTGAGAAAGAGATGGTTCGAATGGAGATCCAGGCTTTGCTTGATAAGTTTTACACTAAGCAGAACCAGATGACCCAAAATGGAAATAATAACGG TGAAGAGTTGAATGAAGCCTTCAAGCACTCCATTCTTAAAGAGCTAGATGAGGAGAGAACAGAGAAG AGCAAAATGATGCAGAAGCTTTCAGAAACTCAAAAAAA ATTGCAGGCGCAGGAGTCTATGTTGGTTCAGTCTCAGACCTGCATTCAAGAGCTCACCACTGAGCTGAGAAACCGCTGTCTAGAGCTGAGAGAGACGAACCAGAGGATAGTGGAGGAAGAGAAATTAATCCAG GAGATTGAGGTTCTCCGTAAACAGAACATTAAGCTGTCTGAGGAGAATGGAAAACTTGTGGGACACAAGAATCACAAACAGAGGATTGAGTATCTCGTTAAGCTTAAGAAGGACAACACAAAACTTCAGGAG GAAAACGAAAAGCTCCGAACGGAGATTAGCTTAATGCGCGAGAACACTGGATGTCCACCGCTGGAGTTAAACCTCTGA